In Campylobacter sp. MIT 99-7217, a single genomic region encodes these proteins:
- a CDS encoding glycosyltransferase gives FSSKKYANDLSIKAILELSKKDFFKDLSFKIIGDGELFDELVKPLKEFKNISIEKRFLRQNEISKLHKEYGIFLNPTRLDSQGVSRDEAMSSGLVPITNKLAAIPEFVDENCGMLVAAEDYKAMADAIEELYYNENKFLELSKNAAKRVRKQSSEELVIQKELELFR, from the coding sequence TTTCAGCTCGAAAAAATACGCCAATGACCTAAGCATAAAAGCCATTTTAGAACTTAGTAAAAAAGACTTCTTTAAAGATCTTAGCTTTAAAATCATAGGCGATGGAGAATTATTTGATGAACTTGTAAAACCTTTAAAAGAATTTAAAAATATCAGTATAGAAAAAAGATTTTTAAGACAAAATGAAATTTCAAAACTCCATAAAGAATATGGCATATTTTTAAATCCAACAAGGTTGGACTCTCAAGGTGTTTCAAGAGATGAAGCTATGTCAAGTGGTCTTGTGCCAATTACTAATAAGCTTGCTGCGATTCCTGAGTTTGTTGATGAAAATTGCGGAATGCTTGTTGCGGCTGAGGATTACAAGGCTATGGCTGATGCTATCGAAGAGCTTTATTATAATGAAAACAAATTTTTAGAACTTTCTAAAAATGCAGCAAAAAGAGTAAGAAAACAAAGTAGTGAAGAACTTGTGATACAAAAAGAGTTGGAGCTTTTTAGATGA
- a CDS encoding glycosyltransferase, translating to MWFIFKILKPCFLRFGGKFWCCFLWFLPFISAKIFSSKKYANDLSIKAILELSKKDFFKDLSFKIIGDGELFDELVKPLKEFKNISIEKRFLRQNEISKLHKEYGIFLNPTRWDSQGVSRDEAMSSGLVPITNKLAAIFIAKNEIYRKVA from the coding sequence ATGTGGTTTATTTTTAAGATTTTAAAGCCTTGTTTTTTGCGTTTTGGAGGTAAATTTTGGTGTTGTTTTTTGTGGTTTTTGCCTTTTATAAGTGCAAAAATTTTCAGCTCGAAAAAATACGCCAATGACCTAAGCATAAAAGCCATTTTAGAACTTAGTAAAAAAGACTTCTTTAAAGATCTTAGCTTTAAAATCATAGGCGATGGAGAATTATTTGATGAACTTGTAAAACCTTTAAAAGAATTTAAAAATATCAGTATAGAAAAAAGATTTTTAAGACAAAATGAAATTTCAAAACTCCATAAAGAATATGGCATATTTTTAAATCCAACAAGGTGGGACTCTCAAGGTGTTTCAAGAGATGAAGCTATGTCAAGTGGTCTTGTGCCAATTACTAATAAGCTTGCTGCGATTTTTATAGCAAAGAATGAAATTTATAGGAAGGTAGCTTGA